CCGGCGGGCCGGACCGCCCCGCCGCCACTCCCGAGGACCAGTACCGCGAGGCCGCCGAGAGCCCCGGCCACGGCGCCGATTCCGCCGCCGCCGAGCCGCTCCCCCATGGTCAACCACGCCCCGACGGCGATGAGTACGGGCCCCGCGCCGAGCGTGACGACAGTGGCGACCGCGAGCCCGGTGTCCTGCACCGCGGCGAAGTAGGCGACCTGGAAGACGGTGAAAGCGGATCCGGTCGTGGCGATGCGCGCCACCTTGCGACGGCGTGGTTCGACGGTCCTGGCCGCCGCACGGGGGCGGCGCAGCACCCGTACCACCAGCATCAGCGCGAGCCCTCCGGCGCACCGCCAGAAGGTGAGGGCGACCGGCCCGAGATCGCTGGCCCGGTAGAGCAGCGAGGCTGCGGCACCCGCGGTGCCCCAGGCGATTCCGGCAACGATCAGAAAGACGAGGCTGCGCCCGACGGGCAGCCCAACAGCAGTGTTCGACACGTGACTTCTCTCCGCACACAGACAGGGATGAGTGGATCGCTCAGCTCTG
The sequence above is drawn from the Streptomyces sp. NBC_01465 genome and encodes:
- a CDS encoding DMT family transporter, whose translation is MSNTAVGLPVGRSLVFLIVAGIAWGTAGAAASLLYRASDLGPVALTFWRCAGGLALMLVVRVLRRPRAAARTVEPRRRKVARIATTGSAFTVFQVAYFAAVQDTGLAVATVVTLGAGPVLIAVGAWLTMGERLGGGGIGAVAGALGGLAVLVLGSGGGAVRPAGVAWALLSAAGYAGMTLLTRRLGRSGGGGDPLATAAWSFAVGTVCLLPLAAAEGLMPHAADTGQVVWLLVYVAAVPTALAYALYFAGAAVVRAATVSVIMLLEPVSAAVIAVTVLGEQLTAATVAGTLLLLASVAGLAYGELRAASAARRQALLV